One window of Triticum dicoccoides isolate Atlit2015 ecotype Zavitan chromosome 5A, WEW_v2.0, whole genome shotgun sequence genomic DNA carries:
- the LOC119300569 gene encoding 60 kDa jasmonate-induced protein-like: protein MLDAERASHMHGRQARPVKKDAHESFHTLLLTITLVPCIALASTVGQRDQEETDGSTVNRLVILFLLVLVLATSNSEHGHAGAVDAGNVVVVRVRLIGRGPDDKTTVAVQRHDLSFAGFTDGSGHWHAFPGLEHLFPTSTTLPFGSSYSDLIGGLANLPGVPLGREAMLEAIRVLAAYRPGADVQPVKRALAAMKVVMCEAQRVRPIKETLNDGWDTGARVAPEHLPYIEHWDTMSYEILRSNLTGKWDGPFTKILETEANIRSKEEALAVVGVLRSVDFEQVIEAHASPI from the exons ATGTTGGACGCTGAACGGGCATCACATATGCATGGGCGCCAAGCACGGCCTGTCAAAAAAGACGCCCATGAGTCATTTCACACTCTTCTCTTGACAATCACGCTGGTTCCATGCATTGCACTAGCCAGCACCGTTGGGCAACGCGATCA AGAAGAGACGGACGGATCCACCGTCAACCGACTCGTCATCCTGTTCCTCCTCGTACTTGTCCTCGCCACCAGCAACAGCGAGCATGGACACGCAGGAGCCGTTGATGCGGGCAACGTCGTCGTCGTCCGGGTCCGGCTAATCGGCCGCGGCCCGGATGACAAGACCACCGTCGCCGTGCAGAGACACGACCTCTCCTTCGCCGGCTTCACCGATGGCAGCGGCCATTGGCACGCCTTTCCTGGCCTTGAGCATCTCTTCCCCACGTCCACGACGCTCCCATTCGGCAGCAGCTACAGCGACCTCATCGGCGGCCTTGCGAACCTGCCGGGCGTGCCGCTGGGGCGGGAGGCCATGCTGGAGGCCATCCGCGTGCTCGCCGCCTACCGCCCCGGGGCCGACGTGCAGCCGGTCAAGCGGGCGCTGGCGGCGATGAAGGTTGTGATGTGCGAGGCCCAGCGGGTGAGGCCCATCAAAGAGACCCTCAACGACGGATGGGACACCGGTGCCCGCGTCGCCCCCGAGCACCTGCCCTACATCGAGCACTGGGACACCATGTCCTATGAGATCCTCCGCTCCAACCTTACGGGCAAGTGGGACGGGCCCTTCACCAAGATACTGGAGACGGAAGCCAACATCCGCAGCAAGGAGGAGGCGCTCGCCGTCGTCGGGGTGCTCCGGAGCGTCGACTTTGAGCAAGTGATTGAGGCTCACGCTTCCCCGATCTAA
- the LOC119304374 gene encoding probable nicotianamine synthase 2 yields the protein MAAQNNKEVDALVEKITGLHAAIAKLPSLSPSPAVDLLFTELVTACVPPSPVDVTKLGPEAQEMREGLIRLCSEAEGKLEAHYSDMLAAFDNPLDHLGMFPYYSNYINLSKLEYELLARYVPGGIAPARVAFIGSGPLPFSSFVLAARHLPDTMFDNYDLCGAANDRASKLFRADKDMGARMSFHTADVADLAGELAKYDVVFLAALVGMAAEDKAKVIAHLGTHMADGAALVVRSAHGARGFLYPIVDPQDITLGGFKVLAVCHPDDDVVNSVIIAQKSKDVHVSGLRSGPAVGGQSARSTVPVVSPPCRFGEMVADMTQKREEFANAEVAF from the coding sequence ATGGCTGCCCAGAACAACAAGGAGGTGGATGCCCTGGTGGAGAAGATCACCGGGCTCCACGCCGCCATCGCCAAGCTGCCGTCGCTCAGCCCTTCCCCGGCCGTCGACCTGCTCTTCACCGAGCTGGTCACGGCGTGCGTTCCCCCGAGCCCCGTGGACGTGACCAAGCTCGGCCCGGAGGCGCAGGAGATGCGGGAGGGCCTCATCCGCCTCTGCTCCGAGGCCGAGGGGAAGCTGGAGGCGCACTACTCCGACATGCTCGCCGCCTTCGACAACCCTCTGGACCACCTCGGCATGTTCCCCTACTACAGCAACTACATCAACCTCAGCAAGCTGGAGTACGAGCTCCTGGCCCGCTACGTGCCTGGTGGCATCGCCCCTGCCCGCGTCGCCTTCATCGGCTCCGGCCCGCTGCCGTTCAGCTCCTTCGTCCTCGCCGCGCGCCACCTGCCCGACACCATGTTCGACAACTACGACCTGTGCGGCGCGGCCAATGACCGCGCCAGCAAGCTGTTCCGCGCCGACAAGGACATGGGCGCCCGCATGTCGTTCCACACGGCCGACGTAGCGGACCTCGCTGGCGAGCTCGCCAAGTACGACGTGGTCTTCCTGGCCGCACTTGTTGGCATGGCGGCTGAGGACAAGGCCAAGGTGATAGCACACCTCGGCACACACATGGCAGACGGGGCGGCCCTCGTCGTGCGCAGCGCACACGGGGCACGCGGGTTCCTGTACCCGATCGTCGACCCCCAGGACATCACCCTAGGTGGGTTCAAGGTGTTGGCCGTGTGCCATCCAGACGACGACGTGGTGAACTCCGTCATCATCGCACAGAAGTCCAAGGACGTGCATGTTAGTGGACTTCGCAGCGGGCCTGCTGTGGGTGGACAGTCTGCTCGCTCCACGGTGCCGGTGGTCAGCCCGCCGTGCAGGTTCGGTGAGATGGTGGCGGATATGACACAGAAGAGAGAGGAGTTTGCCAACGCCGAAGTGGCCTTTTGA
- the LOC119298585 gene encoding 60 kDa jasmonate-induced protein-like, with protein sequence MTAFLLFLLLALAASNTEHGGAVAAADDPPAALTILTLRGSHENTSLAVQTHDLSLAGFTDESLHWHAFPGHEHLIPTSKPLPFGSSYSELIGGLANLPGLPLGRDAMMHAVRVLSAYDPAADAEPVKWALAAVKVMICESGRLKPIRETVRSGWDSESRVDPEHLPYIEHWDTMSYEIIRANRTGKWEDGPFTKMLETQANIRSKEEAVAVMNMLMDADFEQVLKAHAIPINLE encoded by the coding sequence ATGACAGCGTTCCTCCTATTCCTCTTACTCGCTCTCGCCGCCAGCAACACCGAGCACGGAGGTGCAGTTGCTGCCGCCGATGACCCACCTGCCGCCCTTACCATCCTGACACTGCGCGGTAGCCACGAAAACACCTCCCTGGCCGTGCAGACCCACGACCTCTCCCTCGCCGGCTTCACCGACGAGAGCCTCCACTGGCACGCCTTCCCAGGCCACGAGCATCTGATCCCCACGTCCAAGCCCCTGCCGTTCGGCAGCAGCTACAGCGAGCTCATCGGCGGCCTCGCCAACCTGCCGGGCCTGCCGCTAGGGCGGGACGCCATGATGCACGCCGTCCGTGTGCTCTCCGCCTACGACCCGGCCGCCGACGCAGAGCCAGTCAAGTGGGCTCTGGCGGCCGTGAAGGTGATGATCTGCGAGTCCGGGCGGCTGAAGCCCATCAGAGAGACCGTGAGAAGCGGATGGGACAGCGAGTCCCGCGTCGACCCCGAGCATCTGCCCTACATCGAGCACTGGGACACCATGTCCTACGAGATCATCCGCGCCAACCGCACGGGCAAATGGGAAGACGGGCCCTTCACCAAGATGCTGGAGACCCAGGCCAACATCCGcagcaaggaggaggcggtggcggtgatGAACATGCTCATGGATGCGGACTTCGAGCAAGTGCTCAAGGCTCACGCCATCCCGATCAATTTAGAGTAA